The following are from one region of the Mycolicibacterium helvum genome:
- the grrM gene encoding cyclophane-forming radical SAM/SPASM peptide maturase GrrM/OscB, with translation MNSAIHLVVLQPTSQCNLNCQYCYVPNRRDPARMADGVLEAAIVKALRSDLVRGKVEFLFHAGEPLMAGIPFFRKASQIINDNNLRGIAVAKSIQTNATLITDEWCDLFLQEEYRIGVSIDGPPHVHDTNRVNWSGRGTHSSVMRGVHNLQSHGVPFGAICVLSRTSLAYPDEIFSFFVDNGFQEIGFNIEEIESANTSSSMFPADPNEAARVEGEFRAFMSRLLELWEDAGRPIKIREFFDMAVFMLRKLRNPEARRVPDETAELGIVTVAKNGDMSPYSPEFAGSSSIEYGDFVVGHILESEYADILFDSRYTKIRRDVLQSLGLCAASCAYFDLCGGAFLSNKFSQNGTLHSTETTTCRLTRQTVADLLLDRWQEVPADAPTHVGAVSS, from the coding sequence ATGAACAGCGCGATACACCTGGTCGTCCTGCAGCCGACGTCGCAGTGCAATCTGAACTGCCAGTACTGCTATGTGCCCAACCGGCGTGATCCAGCTCGAATGGCGGACGGGGTGCTTGAGGCCGCCATCGTCAAGGCGCTGCGCAGTGATCTCGTCCGCGGCAAGGTGGAGTTCCTATTCCATGCCGGCGAACCACTAATGGCTGGTATTCCATTCTTCCGCAAGGCATCTCAGATCATCAACGATAACAACCTGCGCGGAATCGCAGTAGCCAAGTCGATTCAAACCAACGCCACGCTCATCACCGACGAGTGGTGCGACCTGTTCCTGCAAGAGGAATACCGGATCGGGGTGAGCATCGACGGCCCGCCTCATGTGCACGACACCAACCGGGTCAACTGGAGTGGCCGGGGTACGCACTCATCGGTGATGCGCGGTGTACACAACTTGCAATCCCACGGGGTGCCTTTTGGCGCGATCTGCGTCCTATCTCGCACCAGCTTGGCCTATCCCGACGAGATCTTTTCCTTCTTTGTTGACAACGGATTTCAGGAAATCGGGTTTAACATCGAAGAGATCGAGAGCGCAAATACGTCGTCATCGATGTTTCCTGCCGATCCGAACGAGGCCGCCCGGGTAGAGGGGGAGTTCAGAGCATTCATGTCCAGGCTGCTCGAACTCTGGGAGGACGCTGGCCGGCCAATCAAGATCCGCGAGTTCTTCGACATGGCAGTCTTCATGCTCCGCAAGCTCCGCAACCCGGAGGCGCGACGAGTACCGGACGAAACCGCCGAGCTCGGCATCGTCACAGTGGCGAAAAATGGTGACATGTCGCCGTATTCGCCAGAGTTCGCCGGATCATCGAGCATCGAATACGGCGACTTTGTCGTCGGCCACATTCTTGAGTCCGAGTACGCCGACATCCTATTCGATTCGCGCTACACGAAGATCCGGCGCGATGTTCTTCAGAGCCTCGGGTTGTGCGCAGCGTCCTGCGCTTACTTTGATCTCTGCGGGGGTGCGTTCCTGTCGAACAAGTTCTCGCAGAACGGCACACTGCACAGCACGGAGACCACCACCTGCCGACTGACTCGGCAGACAGTCGCGGACTTGCTACTGGATAGATGGCAAGAAGTTCCCGCCGACGCGCCAACGCATGTCGGCGCGGTTTCCAGCTGA
- a CDS encoding phosphotriesterase family protein, with protein MTCIQTVEGTIASSTLGRVLFHEHLLMVLTGPWHSGGLVGRAEFERQQVDAAVTALSGLRTFGFGTVVDLSPYGDAGRDAYGHNVRLLKEIAEGSGVSVVVGTATYRQEFSPQWVLDASIDELTNRFISDAHAGIADTGIRAGIIGEQPTSENLVTDHDEKGLRAAARAAAATGLALATHTTHGTMALEQIDIIASEGTEPSRVVIGHMDNHTELDYLRRVLDRGVSIGFDSIGKQFWDARTPYRIPPGNGEANKRSLFRSDETRADWLATLIREGYRDQIVLSHDLVGAQVALNPETHGQHGYTYIGAVFTELLRRRGVTPADLEALLHSNPARLLQTDIRP; from the coding sequence GTGACATGCATCCAGACCGTTGAAGGAACGATCGCGTCATCAACGTTGGGGCGAGTGCTTTTTCATGAGCACCTTCTGATGGTGCTCACCGGCCCCTGGCACAGCGGAGGTTTGGTCGGCCGCGCTGAGTTCGAACGTCAGCAAGTCGATGCGGCCGTCACCGCCCTCAGCGGGCTCCGTACGTTCGGATTCGGCACCGTCGTTGACCTGAGCCCCTACGGAGACGCCGGCCGCGATGCGTACGGCCACAATGTGCGCCTTCTGAAGGAGATCGCCGAGGGCTCGGGAGTAAGCGTTGTCGTGGGAACAGCGACGTACCGACAAGAATTCAGCCCGCAGTGGGTCCTCGATGCAAGTATCGACGAATTGACCAACAGGTTCATCAGCGACGCTCACGCAGGCATCGCCGACACCGGCATCCGGGCCGGTATCATCGGCGAACAACCCACCAGCGAGAACCTCGTCACCGATCACGACGAAAAGGGACTACGAGCAGCTGCGCGAGCAGCAGCAGCAACCGGACTCGCTTTGGCAACCCACACTACTCACGGCACCATGGCTCTCGAGCAAATCGATATCATTGCCAGCGAGGGGACCGAGCCTTCCCGCGTTGTCATCGGACACATGGATAACCACACAGAACTCGACTACCTTCGCCGCGTGCTCGACAGAGGAGTATCGATCGGTTTCGACTCCATCGGGAAGCAATTCTGGGATGCCCGTACGCCCTACCGCATCCCTCCGGGCAACGGAGAAGCCAACAAGCGCAGCCTCTTTCGTTCAGACGAAACGCGCGCAGACTGGCTCGCGACCCTCATTCGCGAGGGATACCGCGATCAGATCGTTCTCTCCCACGACCTCGTAGGAGCGCAAGTCGCCCTCAACCCCGAAACCCATGGACAACATGGCTACACCTACATCGGAGCAGTCTTCACAGAACTTCTTCGACGACGTGGCGTAACACCGGCTGACCTCGAGGCACTGCTTCACAGCAACCCAGCCCGCCTCCTGCAAACCGACATCCGGCCCTAG